One part of the Cinclus cinclus chromosome 20, bCinCin1.1, whole genome shotgun sequence genome encodes these proteins:
- the CYGB gene encoding cytoglobin, translating to MEKVQGEMEIERWERSEEISDAEKKVIQEIWSRVYANCEDVGVSILIRFFVNFPSAKQYFSQFKHMEDPLEMERSLQLRKHARRVMGAINTVVENLNDSEKVSSVLALVGKAHALKHKVEPIYFKKLTGVMLEVIAEEYPNDFTPEAHGAWTKMKTLIYTHVTAAYKEVGWAQYPTATL from the exons ATGGAGAAAGTCCAGGGAGAAATGGAGATTGAGAGATGGGAAAGAAGTGAAGAGATTTCAGACGCAGAAAAAAAGGTTATTCAAGAGATATGGAGCAGAGTATATGCAAACTGCGAGGACGTTGGGGTCTCCATACTCATcag GTTTTTTGTGAACTTCCCCTCGGCCAAGCAGTACTTCAGCCAATTTAAGCACATGGAGGATCCACTGGAGATGGAGAGGAGCTTGCAGCTGCGCAAGCACGCTCGGAGGGTCATGGGGGCCATCAACACTGTGGTGGAGAACCTCAACGACTCTGAAAAGGTCTCCTCTGTCCTGGCCCTGGTGGGCAAGGCCCATGCCCTCAAGCACAAAGTGGAGCCCATCTACTTTAAG AAACTCACTGGTGTCATGCTGGAGGTCATTGCTGAGGAATACCCCAACGACTTCACCCCGGAGGCACACGGAGCCTGGACCAAGATGAAGACCCTCATCTACACCCATGTGACGGCGGCCTACAAGGAGGTGGGCTGGGCTCAGTACCCCACTGCCACCCTGTGA